From a region of the Gossypium raimondii isolate GPD5lz chromosome 10, ASM2569854v1, whole genome shotgun sequence genome:
- the LOC105775903 gene encoding LOB domain-containing protein 33, with translation MTGLGCSCGACKFLRRKCTNECVFAPYFCYDEAANHFAAVHKVFGASNASKLLLHLPIHNRSDAAITIAYEALARIRDPIYGCVAHIFALQQQVAGLQEEIETLINQMANHAVEVPIEAVQFGSIDETMNTLYYQDEQATLLNLQGSITGNQVVHSQLCEEDSAQHSFKWVEDSKFLSNIHENPYEISFEGLEFGDLIDYPCMGNTGIPSNWEIPIL, from the exons ATGACAGGGCTTGGATGTTCATGTGGAGCATGCAAATTCTTGAGGAGAAAATGCACTAATGAATGTGTTTTTGCACCTTATTTTTGTTATGATGAGGCTGCAAATCACTTCGCTGCGGTGCATAAAGTGTTTGGTGCTAGCAATGCTTCGAAGCTGTTATTACACTTACCGATACATAACCGAAGTGACGCGGCCATCACTATAGCTTACGAAGCACTGGCTCGAATCCGAGACCCGATTTACGGTTGCGTTGCTCATATCTTTGCCCTTCAACAACAG GTTGCTGGCCTACAAGAAGAGATTGAAACTCTCATTAACCAAATGGCAAATCATGCTGTTGAGGTTCCCATTGAAGCGGTACAATTTGGTTCCATTGATGAAACCATGAACACACTCTACTATCAAGATGAACAAGCTACCTTGCTCAACCTACAAGGATCTATAACTGGTAATCAAGTTGTTCATAGTCAATTGTGTGAAGAAGATTCAGCTCAACATTCATTCAAATGGGTGGAAGACTCAAAGTTTCTCTCTAATATCCATGAAAACCCTTATGAAATAAGCTTCGAAGGACTCGAATTCGGAGACCTTATAGACTATCCATGCATGGGAAACACTGGGATTCCTTCAAATTGGGAAATCCCAATTCTCTGA